In Halobacteroides halobius DSM 5150, the genomic window GAGAGCAGATAGGTGGTATTAATTTTTTACGGGTCTTAGCAGTTTATTCTATAATGTTAGTAGCTTTAGTATTTGGGCCAACCCAAGCTACAGTGGTAGGGGTAATAGTAGGTTTTTTATATAATATGACCCACTTAAATGCTTTTCCTTTAGCTGGAAGTTATGCTTTAGCCGGTTTAATTGCAGGGAATTTGAAAAAGCAAGATAAATTAGGAGTCAGTTTTGGGTTTGTTATAAGTAGTTTATTGTATATCACTTTTATTAGTGTTTCAGGTTCTATAATTTCAATAATGAAAGAAGCATTAATTGCAGGTCTGATTTTAATTTTGACCCCTCGTAAATTGCTTTCTGGTTTGGAGGATTTAAGTCAAGAGGAAGAAAGAAGTACAAAATTTGAGGATGATAAATTAGAGTCATTTGTTACTCAAAGAGTCCGCCAATTTTCTGATATATTTAATGAATTATCTACTGCGTTTTCTGAAGTTTTACCTAAAGATGATAATGGGACTGAAGATGTAGGAACATTTCTTGATTTGATCACTGATAAAGTATGTGTAGAATGTGAGTTATGTAATTCATGTTGGCAGCAGTCTTTTTATACTACTTATCAATCTTTATTTGATTTATTAGCTATTGCAGAAAATAGGGGAGAGGTATTGATTGATGATCTTGAGAGAGAAATGTCTGTTAATTGTGTACGTAAGGTGAAATTAGCCACAGAGATTAATCAATTTGTTAAAATGTATGAACTAAATCATTATTGGGAATCTAGATTATATAAGAATAAAAAGATTTTATTAGATCAATTATCTGGTATGTCAGAAGTAGTAGATAATTTAGCGGAAGAGTTAAATATTAGTGTTAAACCCGAGGATGAAGTTGAACAAAAAGTGCATGGTATTTTAGAGCAGAATGGTTTAAGGATAAAAAAAGTATTGGCTACTAATTATAATAATGAAGAATTAGAGCTTACGATTAGAAAAGAAAGTTGTAATGGTGAACATGAGTGTATCAAAAAAATATTACCCTTACTTAATCATAAACTAGATTATAAATTTGATTTAACTTGGAGTGAGTGTGGTCATCAGCTAGGAAAGACTAATTGTCTATGCCGATTAACCCCAGGAACTGAATACCAATTAAAAACAGGCGTGGCAACTTCTAGTCAAGCTAATAATATATCGGGTGACAATTTTACTTTTTTTAATCAACAAGATGGTAAATTTATTTCAATATTAAGTGATGGAATGGGGGTTGGGGCTAAAGCATCTAGAGAAAGTGAAAGTGCTGTAAGGTTATTAGAAAAAATGTTGCAAGCTGGATTGAACTATAAATTAGCTTTACAAAGTGTTAACTCTATCTTAGGATTACGCTCTAAAGAAGATAATTTTACAACTGTAGATTTGTTGGAGTTTAATCAAGTAACTGGTCAAGCTGAGTTTATAAAGGTTGGTTCAGCTTCAAGTTTTATTAAACGAGGTAATGAAGTTAGTATGATAAAATCTACTACTTTACCTATAGGGATTTTAAATCAAATAGATTTAGAGCCAAGTTCTTTACAACTAAAGGATAAAGACTTAATTATAATGATGAGTGATGGTGTAATAGATAGTAAAGAGGGAGTGACTATAAAGGAAGAATGGGTTTTACAATTATTAAAGAATAATTTGATTGATGATCCACAATCTTTAGCCCAGTATATCCTTGAAAAAGCCCAAGGCAATAAAAGAATAGAAGATGATATGACAGTGCTTGTAATTAGAGTTGATAGATGTTAATATATAATAAACATAAAATATTTTATAAAAGTGGTTGATATATATGTCTCTAATCGAGAAAGTTAAGACTACAATTGAGAAGTATCAATTATTAACTACAGGAGATCAAGTATTGGTTGGAGTTTCTGGTGGTCCAGACTCATTGGCCTTGGCCCATATTTTAAAGCAGTTGCAAAAGGATTATCAGCTCGATTTACATATAGCTCATCTAAATCATCAATTAAGAGGTAAAAGAGCAAAACAGGATGCAGAGTTTGTAAAAAAGATAACTAGCAAATGGCAGTTGCCTGTAACAATAGAAAGCTATGATGTTAAAAGCTATCAACAAGAACATAGTCTTTCTTTAGAAGATGCTGCTCGTAAAATTAGATATAATTTTTTCTTTAATTTATTAGATAAGCTTAAC contains:
- the spoIIE gene encoding stage II sporulation protein E, which gives rise to MRSIDFPIYQRQKEKTQSKEVNLLQKVRRSFPVVSLSLMVLGYAISQITILNGLMPFGISYFAVVLYQKDKKFITPVKLLFILLAVSIGYFMKLDLLAVKYLIAALLVLVLQKYLKDLKIFYYSLFISFSFLICQIPYFDATPTNYISLGAEVIIVLLTTLLALKIMPEVLIYLEDRSKKSKNLLALGVIMGLASVFIIGEQIGGINFLRVLAVYSIMLVALVFGPTQATVVGVIVGFLYNMTHLNAFPLAGSYALAGLIAGNLKKQDKLGVSFGFVISSLLYITFISVSGSIISIMKEALIAGLILILTPRKLLSGLEDLSQEEERSTKFEDDKLESFVTQRVRQFSDIFNELSTAFSEVLPKDDNGTEDVGTFLDLITDKVCVECELCNSCWQQSFYTTYQSLFDLLAIAENRGEVLIDDLEREMSVNCVRKVKLATEINQFVKMYELNHYWESRLYKNKKILLDQLSGMSEVVDNLAEELNISVKPEDEVEQKVHGILEQNGLRIKKVLATNYNNEELELTIRKESCNGEHECIKKILPLLNHKLDYKFDLTWSECGHQLGKTNCLCRLTPGTEYQLKTGVATSSQANNISGDNFTFFNQQDGKFISILSDGMGVGAKASRESESAVRLLEKMLQAGLNYKLALQSVNSILGLRSKEDNFTTVDLLEFNQVTGQAEFIKVGSASSFIKRGNEVSMIKSTTLPIGILNQIDLEPSSLQLKDKDLIIMMSDGVIDSKEGVTIKEEWVLQLLKNNLIDDPQSLAQYILEKAQGNKRIEDDMTVLVIRVDRC